The Drosophila nasuta strain 15112-1781.00 chromosome 2L, ASM2355853v1, whole genome shotgun sequence genome window below encodes:
- the LOC132798398 gene encoding uncharacterized protein LOC132798398, with protein MKMDMDNLNDDCVCIIMEYLSLVDQIAMARCSLRYEELLCQIVWRKPRFREISVSYTMFAPLSKDDYMYFFELMSSQMEKLYIWNVHEKAFDSYLGRHLMRPELAFYLRLDMSNLLELCITDDNMNNSMVQTITKSCPNLRSLSVSSAYITGKFMVGLHKLKTLVARECSIEATHLEELLAQLQLTTLDLTSNKNQVEETILQAPASGLARLQRLGISDAQNCGFSVAEVLPELRELVVSYHDMEAQVLSDMLEKTRQLAALSDTKFPKRLQLIMCNVVDVEVALEQITGLETRSPREAPKFCEVLKIIYKCK; from the coding sequence ATGAAAATGGACATGGACAACCTCAATGATGACTGCGTGTGCATAATAATGGAATACCTATCTCTGGTGGATCAAATAGCAATGGCACGATGCTCGCTGCGCTACGAGGAGCTTCTGTGTCAAATTGTATGGCGAAAGCCCCGATTTCGGGAAATTTCTGTATCATACACAATGTTCGCGCCGCTTAGCAAGGATGATTACATGTACTTCTTTGAACTGATGAGTTCGCAGATGGAGAAGCTATACATATGGAATGTGCACGAGAAGGCCTTCGATTCGTATCTGGGGAGACATCTCATGCGACCCGAGCTTGCCTTCTATCTGCGCCTGGATATGAGCAATCTACTGGAACTATGCATCACTGATGACAATATGAACAACAGCATGGTACAGACTATCACTAAGAGTTGTCCCAATTTGCGGAGCTTGAGCGTATCCAGCGCCTACATTACAGGAAAGTTTATGGTTGGACTGCACAAACTAAAAACACTTGTGGCCCGCGAGTGCTCCATTGAAGCCACACACCTCGAGGAACTACTGGCCCAACTGCAGCTCACCACTCTGGATCTAACCTCGAACAAAAACCAAGTGGAGGAGACAATCCTACAGGCGCCAGCCTCGGGTCTGGCCCGTCTACAACGCTTAGGCATTTCGGATGCTCAGAACTGTGGCTTCAGCGTGGCGGAGGTGCTGCCCGAACTAAGGGAATTGGTGGTGAGCTATCACGATATGGAAGCGCAAGTGCTGAGTGATATGCTGGAAAAGACACGACAACTAGCAGCGTTATCAGATACGAAGTTTCCGAAGCGGCTGCAACTGATAATGTGCAATGTCGTCGACGTTGAAGTTGCTCTAGAGCAGATAACTGGCTTGGAAACACGCAGTCCCCGAGAGGCGCCAAAATTCTGTGAAGTACTAAAGATTATCTACAAGTGTAAATAA
- the LOC132798395 gene encoding equilibrative nucleoside transporter 1 has protein sequence MGDRKGEESPFISSKKPVTLNPSWESQMQPDPNINGKGSVSMMSKIGASLQQPPLDKYKIVFLIFMLHGLGTLMPWNMFITAKSYFEDFKLNNTIKTETKYSENFMQNMGFAAQIPNVLFNWINIFINLGGDLTSRIVYTILLEIVILIVTVVLAMLDSYEWPGIFFWTTMCTVVIINMCNGIYQSTIYGLVASLPPKYTGAVVLGSNISGCFCTIMSILCSEFFESPRTSAIYYFVTAILVLLLCFDTYFALPLNKFFRHYEMLSKQNDKNSSASKTPLKVPYWQIFKKASPQLFNIFFTFFVTLAVFPAVHSDIKRSDDFILGEKYFTLVTCFLTFNVFAMLGSLVTSWIQWPKPKFLVVPVVLRVAFIPLMILCNYNPNGHKRTLPVLISNEWVYWIIAIIMSFSSGYLSSLGMMYAPQTVNTKYQITAGMFAAAFLVSGIFAGVLFSYLCPLFLTL, from the exons ATGGGCGATAGAAAAGGAGAAGAGTCGCCATTTATATCATCAAAAAAGCCAGTGACATTAAATCCATCATGGGAGTCACAAATGCAACCCGATCCCAATATCAATGGCAAAGGCTCCGTTTCAATGATGTCGAAAATAGGCGCCTCGCTGCAGCAGCCGCCActtgataaatataaaattgtatttttaatatttatgctgCATGGACTGGGAACCTTGATGCCATGGAACATGTTTATTACCGCCAAATCGTACTTTGAGGACTTCAAACtgaataatacaataaaaacggAAACCAAATATAGTGAAAACTTTATGCAGAACATGGGATTCGCTGCACAAATCCCCAACGTTCTCTTTAATTGGATCAATATCTTCATCAATTTAGGTGGCGATTTGACCAGTCGCATTGTTTACACCATATTGTTGGAGATAGTTATTCTGATTGTTACTGTAGTGCTCGCTATGCTGGATTCCTATGAG TGGCCTGGCATATTCTTTTGGACTACCATGTGCACAGTAGTTATAATAAACATG TGCAATGGCATCTATCAAAGCACAATCTACGGGCTCGTTGCGTCGCTACCTCCCAAATATACTGGTGCTGTGGTTTTGGGCTCGAATATTAGTGGATGCTTTTGTACCATCATGTCAATCTTGTGCAGCGAATTCTTTGAGTCGCCGCGAACTTCGGCTATCTACTATTTTGTGACGGCAATTCTGGTTTTACTATTGTGCTTCGACACATACTTCGCTTTGCCATTGAACAAGTTCTTTAGACACTACGAGATGTTGAGCAAACAAAACGATAAGAATTCATCGGCATCGAAAACACCACTAAAAGTGCCTTATTGGCAGATCTTTAAGAAGGCTTCACCTCAGCTTTTCAATATATTCTTTACATTCTTTGTCACACTTGCCGTATTCCCCGCTGTCCATTCGGATATCAAGCGCTCGGACGATTTCATTCTTGGAGAAAAGTATTTTACCCTCGTCACATGCTTTTTGACATTTAATGTCTTCGCGATGCTGGGCAGTTTGGTCACATCGTGGATACAGTGGCCAAAACCTAAATTCCTGGTTGTACCCGTAGTTTTACGCGTTGCATTTATACCTTTAATGATCTTGTGCAACTATAATCCGAACGGGCATAAAAGAACTCTGCCTGTGCTCATTTCGAACGAGTGGGTGTATTGGATCATTGCCATTATAATGTCATTCAGCTCTGGCTATTTAAGTTCCTTGGGGATGATGTACGCCCCGCAGACTGTTAATACTAAATATCAGATAACCGCCGGAATGTTTGCTGCCGCCTTCCTAGTTAGTGGTATTTTTGCAGGGGTATTGTTCTCATATTTGTGCCCCCTCTTTTTGACTTTATGA
- the LOC132798396 gene encoding tRNA (adenine(58)-N(1))-methyltransferase non-catalytic subunit TRM6: MPSKPNIPSIQLGDYIVIQRQKYTKLQKFGSLDATATLGKEHLELKSLLDQPYGSTFKMCVKESKAGKRGAQRQHTLELVSENELRSIRDVLNISSSGADNRDISDNGEAQALKSEDIEQLREECSESSKIIEKLVENSKTFRTRTEYSQDKYLLKKEKKYFEFVQIRQPSIRLMADIFHRQDAEKIMGIRVDTLSQIISYSGVCGFGSYLLYESGTNGLLPAAMLNSIGAATDATLVHMHPGNVPQKQALLALKLPLEQQQRCISVNLYSVLREFYQGDRKLDVSIATEAADATQTDENSATISEEQTDAVEPTTKKPKLDESPNLNNRSGPLRWQVENKRASALMHEKFDNLVMAAKEHPSNIVEALLPLVKPSRPIVIFSTCKELLQETYMELKASGKVTNLHVTSNWLRTYQILPNRTHPEVNMSGNSGYLLTGYTLS, from the exons ATGCCCAGCAAACCCAACATACCGAGTATACAATTGGGCGATTATATTGTCATACAACGCCAAAAGTACACAAAACTGCAGAAATTTGGCAGTCTGGATGCGACGGCCACCTTGGGCAAGGAGCACCTGGAGCTGAAGTCGCTGCTCGATCAACCATATGGCTCCACATTTAAGATGTGTGTTAAGGAGTCGAAGGCGGGCAAACGGGGGGCACAGCGACAGCATACCCTGGAACTGGTTAGCGAGAATGAGCTACGGAGCATTCGCGATGTGCTAAATATTTCCAGCAGCGGGGCTGATAATCGCGACATTAGCGACAATGGAGAAGCCCAAGCACTAAAATCCGAG GATATCGAGCAACTGCGCGAAGAGTGCAGTGAGTCCAGCAAGATCATTGAGAAGCTGGTAGAGAACTCAAAAACATTTCGCACGCGCACCGAATACTCGCAGGACAAATATCTCTTGAAAAAGgagaagaaatattttgagtttGTGCAAATCCGCCAGCCAAGCATACGGCTAATGGCCGATATATTCCACAGACAGGATGCCGAAAAGATTATGGGCATCCGAGTGGACACGCTCTCCCAAATCATCTCGTATTCTGGCGTATGTGGCTTTGGCAGTTATCTACTATACGAGAGCGGTACTAATGGCTTGCTGCCTGCCGCCATGCTGAACTCCATAGGCGCGGCTACAGATGCCACATTGGTGCACATGCATCCGGGAAATGTGCCACAAAAGCAAGCATTGCTGGCATTAAAACTTCCCctggagcaacagcaacgctgCATCTCTGTTAATTTGTATTCTGTTCTGCGAGAATTCTACCAGGGTGATAGAAAGCTAGACGTCTCAATTGCTACTGAGGCAGCAGATGCCACGCAAACAGACGAGAACAGTGCAACAATATCTGAGGAACAGACTGACGCAGTTGAGCCCACGACGAAGAAGCCCAAATTGGATGAATCGCCCAACT TAAACAACAGATCAGGACCACTTCGTTGGCAAGTGGAGAACAAACGTGCCTCTGCGCTAATGCACGAGAAATTCGATAACCTCGTCATGGCTGCCAAGGAGCACCCATCAAATATTGTTGAAGCATTGTTGCCTCTTGTAAAACCATCACGACCCATTGTCATATTTAGCACTTGCAAGGAACTGCTGCAGGAGACATATATGGAACTAAAGGCGTCTGGAAAGGTGACAAATTTGCATGTGACTTCAAATTGGCTGCGAACCTATCAAATACTTCCAAATCGCACGCATCCCGAAGTCAACATGAGTGGCAACAGCGGCTATCTCTTGACTGGCTACACTCTGAGCTAA
- the LOC132798400 gene encoding cytochrome c oxidase subunit 5B, mitochondrial — MSSFISRLLKSSLPTKRLVSQLTQRGEHKLGALMRQLGLQKLLGAFGAKAVVAQRGIGTTPVAKKQLTDDMELATGIFKRELQLRQAGCNDPWAMAKPMKRGAGRENDPTVVPSVFDGRMVGCLCHDDRAPKWMWLEKGAPKRCECGHYYVLKKAEPI, encoded by the exons ATGTCGTCGTTCATTTCTCGGCTGCTGAAGTCCTCGCTGCCTACGAAACGTCTTGTTTCGCAGTTGACTCAGCGTGGAGAGCATAAACTCGGTGCCTTGATGCGACAACTTGGGCTGCAGAAGCTGCTTGGAGCATTTGGGGCCAAAGCTGTTGTGGCTCAACGCGGCATAGGCACAACCCCGGTGGCAAAGAAAC AGTTGACGGATGACATGGAGCTGGCCACTGGGATATTCAAGCGAGAGCTGCAGTTGCGTCAAGCGGGCTGCAATGATCCTTGGGCCATGGCTAAGCCAATGAAGCGCGGCGCAGGCAGAGAGAATGACCCGACAGTGGTTCCATCGGTTTTCGATGGTCGCATGGTTGGTTGTCTGTGCCATGATGATCGTGCGCCCAAATGGATGTGGCTGGAGAAGGGCGCACCCAAGCGTTGCGAGTGCGGCCACTACTACGTGCTCAAGAAAGCCGAACCTATTTGA
- the LOC132798401 gene encoding cytochrome c oxidase subunit 5B, mitochondrial: MASMCGRMALRAAARQNVTYHSVRTCKMMNDPLEHATGIEKRELLLKAAGNDNPFDMKVFKRGAGTKENPNLIPSAFDARIVGCICEEDQTYVQWMWLQKGNQKRCECGHWFKLVEKAAV; the protein is encoded by the exons ATGGCTTCTATGTGTGGACGCATGGCACTGCGTGCTGCTGCTCGCCAAAATGTGACATACCACTCCGTGCGCACTTGCAAAA TGATGAACGATCCCTTGGAGCATGCTACAGGTATCGAGAAGCGTGAATTGCTGCTCAAGGCCGCCGGCAATGATAATCCCTTCGACATGAAGGTGTTCAAGCGCGGTGCTGGCACCAAGGAGAACCCCAACTTGATTCCATCGGCCTTCGATGCCCGCATTGTGGGTTGCATCT GCGAGGAGGATCAGACCTACGTGCAATGGATGTGGTTGCAAAAGGGCAACCAGAAACGTTGCGAGTGCGGACACTGGTTCAAACTGGTCGAGAAGGCAGCTGTTTAA
- the LOC132798397 gene encoding interferon-related developmental regulator 2, giving the protein MPRRNKKTPGKGRTNDSNSEDESFDNVSVYSHVSEAASSEAAEELANERFEEKFEKALEQATEKSAQTRVQALQSICELLMHRYMPDFVEDRKMTLMDFVEKSVRRGKGQEQVWGARLAPLLVLQLGGEEGMSKAMNSFLLNTVQDKSVSFDARAKCCTALGLLNFLDCEDVGELVQLMQFFETIFAGSYLRGDDKTPISVTAEAGTLHAEALSSWGLLLTLIPSGDFVSLMTTGQHKFPSIKRFLGLLESPHLDVRMAAGETIALILESGRAHDENFLEEDINELCDAVKQLATDSAKYRAKRDRKTQRATFRDVLRYLEEDISPEINIRFGNDSLTLDAWSIHHQYSALCTVMGPGMTSQLQENEFIRDIFQLGPRPTNTGINGNAKTKQSKLERHLVNAAAFKARSITRGKNRDKRSAVFT; this is encoded by the exons atgcCGCGTCGTAATAAGAAAACACCAGGCAAAG GTCGCACCAACGACTCGAACTCTGAGGACGAGTCCTTTGATAATGTTAGCGTTTATTCGCATGTCTCGGAGGCAGCCTCATCGGAGGCAGCCGAGGAGCTGGCCAACGAACGCTTTGAGGAGAAATTCGAAAAGGCCTTAGAACAGGCAACCGAGAAGTCGGCCCAAACTCGCGTCCAGGCACTGCAGTCGATCTGCGAATTGCTGATGCATCGCTATATGCCCGACTTTGTTGAGGACCGTAAAATGACGCTGATGGACTTTGTGGAGAAGAGTGTGCGTCGTGGTAAAGGACAGGAGCAAGTGTGGGGCGCACGTCTGGCCCCGTTGCTGGTGTTGCAACTAGGCGGCGAAGAGGGCATGTCAAAGGCCATGAACAGCTTCCTATTGAACACTGTGCAAGACAAATCTGTAAGTTTCGATGCACGCGCCAAGTGCTGCACCGCATTGGGATTGCTGAATTTTCTGGACTGCGAGGATGTTGGTGAACTGGTGCAGTTGATGCAATTCTTCGAGACCATTTTTGCTGGCAGCTATTTGCGTGGAGATGACAAGACACCCATCTCGGTTACTGCCGAGGCTGGTACTCTGCATGCCGAGGCGCTGTCCTCCTGGGGATTGCTTTTGACCCTCATTCCCTCTGGGGACTTTGTGTCCCTGATGACCACTGGCCAACACAAGTTTCC ATCTATCAAACGCTTCTTGGGACTGTTGGAGTCGCCACACTTGGATGTACGCATGGCAGCCGGAGAAACAATTGCTCTTATTTTAGAATCGGGCCGTGCACATGATGAGAACTTCCTGGAGGAGGACATCAATGAGCTTTGCGATGCCGTTAAGCAGTTGGCCACCGATTCGGCTAAATATCGTGCCAAACGTGATCGCAAAACTCAGCGTGCCACGTTCCGTGATGTTCTGCGCTATTTGGAG GAGGACATTTCACCGGAGATCAATATACGTTTTGGAAATGATTCTCTTACCCTGGACGCCTGGTCCATACATCATCAATATTCGGCTTTGTGCACTGTCATGGGTCCTGGAATGACCTCCCAACTGCAGGAAAATGAATTCATTCGCGACATTTTCCAGTTGGGTCCGCGTCCAACCAACACTGGCATCAATGGAAACGCTAAGACCAAGCAGTCAAAATTGGAGCGG CATTTGGTGAATGCAGCAGCCTTTAAGGCACGCTCTATTACGCGTGGGAAGAACCGTGATAAGCGATCAGCTGTTTTTACATAA
- the LOC132798399 gene encoding uncharacterized protein LOC132798399 — MMLSTYMHDYVPPNAKRYEFMTHLKGQDGFGGAKLIECQCVEEDIIKPPKDAVNSCAGVEWTGIAPMGRLVDPRLIPTELAQDQVDKMALAPESDCFKMQPNRFLKILRNVYPDLYERLKLMPKEELGRRLETNRMFTTYQIDYCDVNEYPEGIYESMQPTDKASKMKSDKLLTNAAPCSEFRSDVMRQMERENTTGYEQQADECEQAYKPFKTSFSDSSQFVNSGNNSHWKAASSTFRKVPNFTEYMDSISRNGCIIMRNKLHDHSKCLANHCRHEVRFNCTDMKP, encoded by the coding sequence ATGATGCTCTCCACGTACATGCACGATTATGTTCCGCCAAACGCGAAGAGATACGAGTTTATGACGCACCTTAAGGGTCAGGATGGCTTCGGTGGTGCTAAACTAATCGAGTGTCAATGCGTTGAAGAGGACATTATAAAACCCCCGAAAGACGCTGTCAACAGCTGTGCTGGCGTTGAATGGACAGGCATTGCACCGATGGGTCGCTTGGTGGATCCGCGTCTTATACCGACAGAACTAGCACAGGATCAAGTGGACAAAATGGCACTTGCTCCCGAATCGGATTGCTTCAAGATGCAGCCTAATCGCTTCCTCAAAATCTTGCGTAACGTTTACCCCGATCTGTACGAGCGCCTGAAATTGATGCCAAAGGAGGAGCTCGGACGTCGATTGGAAACGAATCGCATGTTTACCACCTATCAGATCGATTACTGCGATGTCAACGAGTATCCCGAAGGTATTTACGAAAGCATGCAGCCAACTGACAAGGCATCCAAAATGAAATCGGACAAGCTATTGACGAATGCAGCTCCCTGCTCTGAGTTCCGTTCAGATGTGATGCGACAAATGGAACGCGAGAATACTACAGGCTACGAGCAGCAAGCGGATGAGTGTGAACAAGCCTATAAGCCGTTCAAGACTTCGTTCTCGGATTCGTCGCAATTCGTAAACTCGGGCAACAACTCGCACTGGAAGGCAGCATCAAGCACGTTCCGCAAAGTTCCCAACTTCACCGAGTACATGGACTCGATCAGTCGCAATGGCTGCATCATTATGCGCAATAAACTTCACGATCATTCTAAGTGTCTGGCGAATCACTGTCGTCATGAGGTTCGATTCAACTGCACTGACATGAAGCCTTGA
- the LOC132798394 gene encoding uncharacterized protein LOC132798394, producing the protein MLPSFRTLMRCSKRVLQSPLDAVKMRSSGHSKAPSGGVYGPFTPDSDISCSGRGDCVNNTCVCDIRYSGDECDFVNLPYYAGISTVFYVVALVSVIQLLICIVAEYQRLKQPSILRACRITTQKLLYFMVFVAASLRGAYFTTPLDLQPQWAVTLMSAYYPLLMTCASLIVCMWAEIFHLRDIRWEKSQFLSKSFLGFVAFNFFLYSLFGIEVFSSLINSERRDYAHIFNGCYAVLLLIVVIFFLIYGVEVFFKLRGGFVYDQTGKILGPSEAIVNASQLHQSRFGLLSQAIMLIVIVGFLTSETLGDFWKAKVPVNSRNWHDIIFRIAEIGVALWFPCCLWNCMAPEQLWILNPRKLLSRQIDPTIPTLDADSNKLSPEEGQTFLTKKDCWICYDSDKPEPLIQPCRCTGDVSSVHHECLKRWLVESCGSNNDAQLSCKVCAHPYEIEKSKKLEWDKGFTIQHWMKTVILITLICVTGATAWAIIQMYVDPLVRVLTVGVAVLIGYVCCKCLGENTVLAYQRAKVSSINIVTSSEMEKLHTICEDVSASTSAAAAARAAS; encoded by the exons ATGCTACCCAGTTTTCGCACCTTAATGCGTTGCTCGAAGCGAGTTCTGCAGTCGCCGTTGGACGCGGTCAAGATGCGCAGCTCTGGACACAGCAAGGCGCCTAGCGGCGGCGTTTATGGACCCTTTACGCCCGACAGTGATATCAGCTGCTCCGGTCGCGGCGACTGCGTCAACAACACTTGCGTCTGTGACATTCGATATTCGGGCGATGAGTGCGACTTCGTCAATTTACCCTACTATGCTGGCATCTCGACCGTATTCTATGTCGTGGCTCTCGTCTCGGTCATCCAGCTGCTCATCTGCATTGTGGCCGAGTACCAACGGCTCAAGCAGCCATCGATCCTTCGCGCCTGCCGCATCACTACACAGAAGCTGCTCTATTTCATGGTATTTGTAGCGGCCTCGTTGCGAGGCGCCTACTTCACCACTCCG TTGGACTTACAGCCCCAATGGGCCGTCACCCTGATGTCCGCCTACTATCCGCTGCTTATGACCTGCGCCTCTCTCATCGTCTGCATGTGGGCCGAG ATCTTTCACCTGCGCGACATACGTTGGGAGAAATCGCAGTTCCTTTCGAAGAGCTTCCTAGGCTTTGTGGCATTCAACTTTTTCCTCTACAGTCTGTTTGGCATCGAGGTATTTAGTTCGCTTATTAACTCAGAGCGTCGCGACTATGCACACATCTTCAACGGCTGCTATGCTGTCTTGCTGCTCATTGTCGTCATCTTCTTTCTGATCTATGGCGTGGAGGTGTTCTTCAAGCTTCGCGGCGGATTCGTCTACGATCAGACGGGCAAAATCCTGGGACCCAGTGAAGCAATCGTGAATGCCTCGCAGCTGCATCAGTCGCGCTTTGGTCTTCTCAGCCAGGCCATTATGCTCATTGTGATTGTTGGTTTCCTGACATCAGAAACGCTGGGTGACTTCTGGAAGGCCAA AGTTCCCGTCAATTCACGAAACTGGCACGATATCATTTTCCGGATTGCGGAAATAGGCGTTGCCCTCTGGTTTCCCTGCTGCCTGTGGAATTGCATGGCGCCGGAACAACTTTGGATACTGAATCCACGAAAACTGCTTTCGCGTCAAATCGATCCAACAATACCCACCCTCGATGCCGACAGCAACAAATTGTCACCCGAAGAGGGGCAGACATTCTTGACCAAAAAGGATTGCTGGATATGCTATGACAGCGATAAACCCGAGCCGCTCATACAGCCATGTCGCTGCACTGGCGATGTCAGTTCAGTGCATCACGAGTGCCTTAAGCGCTGGCTGGTCGAGAGCTGCGGCAGTAACAACGACGCCCAGCTCTCCTGCAAGGTCTGTGCACATCCCtacgaaattgaaaaatccaaAAA GCTCGAGTGGGATAAGGGATTCACCATTCAGCACTGGATGAAGACGGTCATACTGATAACGTTAATCTGCGTAACAGGCGCTACAGCCTGGGCAATCATTCAAATGTATGTGGATCCCTTGGTGCGCGTTCTCACCGTTGGCGTTGCCGTGCTCATCGGTTACGTGTGCTGCAAGTGTCTCGGCGAGAATACCGTGCTAGCCTATCAGCGAGCTAAGGTCAGCTCGATTAACATTGTAACTAGTTCGGAGATGGAAAAACTTCACACCATTTGCGAGGATGTCAGTGCCAGCACCtctgcggcagcagcagcacgtgCAGCATCCTAA